From Gigantopelta aegis isolate Gae_Host chromosome 11, Gae_host_genome, whole genome shotgun sequence, the proteins below share one genomic window:
- the LOC121385569 gene encoding uncharacterized protein LOC121385569 yields MAGRVALAVITFFAVISTANGQVDLFDCDSRPTQKCTDGATCNTTTKLCTGCQTKNGYACEANAPDAANATDCQAAPCENGGTCLQGGGCRCTPAYTGATCATETVLLTCAGNPPSDTDAMVLDVTKLVGANESQIIVEGANSSNTDDDRCFGSSGQPLNMTNIDTARATTTCPNAMKITLNGNAVYSRTFLVRFKHGMTSFTTDFKVKAECGPSGSKVTVTVPAFISDGDTPNLPVQDVGQTVAGANVTMTLSIGGSPLTQGNTYTLTDTIQVKIALNLNDSAFVAIRLESFTVDNGHTPLTTIDLIKNSCPTGDSKVVMKTMPSRLTDNEVVFDTAPVIIDPTVKNAYTAVVLVCRNQDKQKCDPVACDSGNPSGFGRRRKREEPADTATLNVQFSVDEKNSIKRAINDIKDNINNQEVCVLSSEMTATLVAMAIAILLLLAVVLVLIVRAIMSYRRQTTIYQHNPLQDSTSAVSLPKLVSTGY; encoded by the exons ATGGCGGGAAGAGTTGCTTTAGCTGTCATCACATTCTTTGCAGTGATATCTACGG ctAATGGTCAGGTGGATTTGTTTGACTGCGACAGCAGACCAACCCAAAAGTGCACAGATGGCGCCACTTGTAATACGACGACAAAACTGTGTACCGGATGTCAAACGAAAAATGGTTACGCTTGTGAAGCCA ATGCCCCAGACGCAGCCAACGCTACTGACTGCCAGGCTGCGCCTTGTGAAAACGGCGGAACCTGTCTCCAAGGAGGGGGGTGTCGCTGCACCCCTGCCTACACTGGTGCGACCTGCGCTACAGAAACCG TCTTACTGACTTGCGCGGGAAATCCACCCTCCGATACCGACGCAATGGTCCTTGACGTCACCAAACTCGTTGGGGCAAATGAATCGCAAATCATTGTAGAGGGCGCTAACAGCAGTAACACGGACGATGACCGATGTTTTGGAAGCTCCGGACAACCACTGAATATGACCAACATAGACACAGCTAGGGCTACTACTACGTGTCCTAATGCTATGAAGATAACACTGAATGGA aaCGCAGTCTACTCTAGAACGTTTCTGGTTCGTTTCAAACACGGCATGACAAGCTTCACTACCGATTTCAAGGTCAAGGCCGAATGTGGTCCGTCGGGGTCAAAGGTCACAGTTACAGTGCCAGCGTTCATTAGTGATGGGGACAC ACCCAATTTGCCCGTGCAAGACGTCGGTCAAACGGTTGCTGGCGCGAATGTTACAATGACTCTTTCGATTGGTGGAAGTCCTTTGACTCAAGGAAATACGTACACATTAACGGACACAATTCAAGTGAAAATTGCCCTGAACCTCAACGACTCAG ccttTGTCGCTATCCGCCTGGAGTCGTTTACAGTTGACAACGGACACACACCTCTAACAACTATTGACCTAATTAAAAATTC ATGTCCGACCGGTGATTCGAAGGTGGTTATGAAGACTATGCCGTCTCGCCTTACCGACAACGAGGTCGTTTTCGACACGGCCCCCGTGATCATCGACCCGACAGTGAAGAACGCCTACACCGCCGTCGTGCTGGTCTGCAGAAACCAGGACAAGCAGAAGTGTGACCCG GTTGCCTGCGACTCTGGTAACCCGTCTGGGTTTGGACGGCGACGGAAGCGAGAGGAGCCCGCCGACACAGCAACTCTGAACGTCCAGTTCAGTGTCGACGAGAAGAACTCAATCAAGAGAG CGATAAACGACATCAAAGACAACATCAACAACCAGGAAGTCTGCGTTCTCAGCAGCGAGATGACGGCCACACTGGTTGCCATGGCGATCGCCATCTTGCTGCTGCTGGCCGTGGTGCTGGTGTTGATCGTACGGGCGATCATGTCGTATCGTCGCCAGACGACGATCTACCAGCACAACCCGCTGCAGGACTCCACGTCCGCCGTCAGTCTACCCAAGCTGGTCAGCACGGGCTACTAA